The Paenibacillus sp. FSL H7-0357 nucleotide sequence CCTCAAGCTGGGGATCGGTGATCGGCATGCGCACTACGCCCAGATCGACGAGGCCTTCTTTTAAATATGAAATGACCTCGGGTGTCGTTCCGTGGATCAGATGAAGCCGGATGCCAGGGTAGCGCTGGTGAAAGATTTCGATAAAAGGCAACAGATAATGCTTGAACAGTGAATCACTGCCGCCAATTCGCAGTTCGCCGTTGTCAAGGTTTTTGAGCTCGGCCATTTTCTTCTCGGCTTGGGTGATAAGGATATGGGATTGTTCAATATAGGAGTACAAAGTGGCCCCCTCAGGTGTCAGCACGACGCCCTTGGAATTCCGGGTGAAGAGGGTAAGGCCGAAGCTGTCCTCCAGTTGTTTAATCGCATGACTGACGCTTGGCTGGGTAATGTACAGGGATTTGGCGGCTTGGGTCAGGCTTCCAGTCTTGGCTGCCCAGTAAAAAACCTTGTATAGCTCGAAATTGTTCATAGACATGGTCTATAGCTCCTGTGAAATATATTAATTACTTGTATGGATCGTATTTGTATTATAGTGTAACCAGGAAAGATAAACCAGAGCAAAAGGAGAATGGAGATGGAGGCAACCACATTTGTTTTATTTGGAGCGACAGGGGATTTAGCCCGAAGAAAAATCTACCCCGCGCTGTATAATCTGTTTCTCGACCACAAGTTGCACCATTCATTCTCTGTGATTGGTCTTGGCAGAAGAGAACTTGCTGATGAAGCCTTTCAGGCTATGGTGGAGCGGTCCATCCGGGATTTCTCCCGGCGGGAAGTGTATGATTCTGCGTCCGTGCGCCGCTTCCTGAAGGCCTTCCGATATAATGTGCTGGATGTGGGGCATACAGAGGATTATCTTAAGCTGTTGCAGCGGGTTGAGAAGCAGGAAGAGAGCATGGGCAGTTCCCCGAACCGGATGTTCTATTTATCCGTCGGTCCTGAGTTTTTTGAGCCGATTGCCTTGAACATTAAGGAAAGTGGCCTGGGTGCTGCCAAGGGCTGGAAACGTCTGGTGATTGAGAAGCCCTTCGGACATGATCTGCTGTCTGCGCAGGCACTGAATCTGAAGCTGAGTGAAGCGTTTAGTGAGGATGAAATTTTCCGGATCGACCATTACCTGGGTAAGCCTATGGTGCAGGAGCTGGATGTATTCCAGCAGACGAATCCGGTGCTTCACGCACTCTGGAACAACCGCTACATTGCCAACGTGCAGATTACTGCGGGGGAAACGGTGGGCGTGGAAGAAAGAGCGGGTTATTACGATCATGTGGGTGCACTCAGAGACATGTTCCAGAATCATATGCTGCAGCTGCTGATGATGCTTGCGATCCGCTTGCCGAAAGACAGCTCCGCAGATGAGGTGCGCTACAAGAAAAAAGAAGTTATGGAAGCCCTGGAGCCGTTGGAAGAAGCGGATATCCAGTTTCAAGTGATCCGTGGGCAGTACACTGCAGGCACCATCAAGGGCAAGCCGGTTCCAGGCTATCTCTCTGAACCGGGAATTCCGGCAGGTTCGATGAACGATACATTTATTGCAGCCAGACTTACGATCGATGATCCATTCTGGAAAGGTGTGCCGTTCTATATCCGAACCGGGAAGAGAATGAAAGAGAAATCGACACGGATTGTGATTGAATTCAAAGAGCCGCTCAAGCAGAACTCGTCAGCCGCCGAGGATGATATCCCCAATCTTCTGGTGTTCGAGATCAGCCCGAACGAGGGGATTACGCTACAGCTCAAGGCAAGAGATCCCCAGCACAAGGGGAAGTTCAAGGCCATGCATATTGACTTCCATACCAGGTCTATTGAGGTCCCGGAAGCTTATGAGAACCTGATTTATGATGCCTTACACGGAGATCCGTCATTCTTTGCGCATTGGAATGAGGTGGAGCTGTCCTGGAAATGGGTGCAGCCGATCCTGAATGCTTTTGACAAGAATACGGTTCCTCTTCATTCCTACGCTGCGGGTACGTTCGGACCTGTAGAATCGAATCAGCTGCTGGCGAAGGATGGAAATCACTGGTGGCTCGACTCTGCCATTGAAGAAGTAAGCGAGCTAGCTTTGCCTGATGCTTCAAATTTTTAATACTAATATTAGTTCAACTAAAAATGGAGGTTTACGAACATGAAATTTTTTATCGATACTGCAAATGTGGAAGACATCAAAAAAGCATACCAAATCGGTGTACTGTCCGGAGTCACAACGAATCCATCTCTGGTAGCCAAAGAAGGCGTGAAATTTGAAGACCGCATTGCAGAAATTCTGCGCACTGTGCCTGAGGTAGAATCCGTATCCGCCGAGGTGACACCGGATGCCGTCACTGCGGAAGAAATGATCGCACAGGCAAACGAGCTGATCAAGATCAATAACTATGATAAAAACATTACGATCAAGCTCCCGATGACGCTCGCAGGTCTGGAAGCCTGCCGGTATCTGACTAAAAAAGGCGTGAAAACAAACGTGACGCTGATCTTCACAGTGAACCAAGCGCTGCTCGCTGCCCGTGCAGGAGCTACTTATGTATCGCCATTCCTGGGCCGTCTGGATGATATTTCGGAGGATGGAGTGCAATTGATCGTAAAAGTTGCCGAGCTATTCCGCATTCATAACCTGGATGCGCAGATTATCGCCGCTTCGGTCCGC carries:
- a CDS encoding LysR family transcriptional regulator produces the protein MSMNNFELYKVFYWAAKTGSLTQAAKSLYITQPSVSHAIKQLEDSFGLTLFTRNSKGVVLTPEGATLYSYIEQSHILITQAEKKMAELKNLDNGELRIGGSDSLFKHYLLPFIEIFHQRYPGIRLHLIHGTTPEVISYLKEGLVDLGVVRMPITDPQLEVRQGLQLQDCFIAGSHYAELNQKVLSIEELLQYPIILFSRSSRARMAITDLFQGYGYELKPEFEVGSVGLLIEFARKGLGISFVTREFVSKELEEGSLFEIQLDVQLPPARVGMMTMRNMPLTTAASKFIEITKGD
- the zwf gene encoding glucose-6-phosphate dehydrogenase, which codes for MEATTFVLFGATGDLARRKIYPALYNLFLDHKLHHSFSVIGLGRRELADEAFQAMVERSIRDFSRREVYDSASVRRFLKAFRYNVLDVGHTEDYLKLLQRVEKQEESMGSSPNRMFYLSVGPEFFEPIALNIKESGLGAAKGWKRLVIEKPFGHDLLSAQALNLKLSEAFSEDEIFRIDHYLGKPMVQELDVFQQTNPVLHALWNNRYIANVQITAGETVGVEERAGYYDHVGALRDMFQNHMLQLLMMLAIRLPKDSSADEVRYKKKEVMEALEPLEEADIQFQVIRGQYTAGTIKGKPVPGYLSEPGIPAGSMNDTFIAARLTIDDPFWKGVPFYIRTGKRMKEKSTRIVIEFKEPLKQNSSAAEDDIPNLLVFEISPNEGITLQLKARDPQHKGKFKAMHIDFHTRSIEVPEAYENLIYDALHGDPSFFAHWNEVELSWKWVQPILNAFDKNTVPLHSYAAGTFGPVESNQLLAKDGNHWWLDSAIEEVSELALPDASNF
- the fsa gene encoding fructose-6-phosphate aldolase, which gives rise to MKFFIDTANVEDIKKAYQIGVLSGVTTNPSLVAKEGVKFEDRIAEILRTVPEVESVSAEVTPDAVTAEEMIAQANELIKINNYDKNITIKLPMTLAGLEACRYLTKKGVKTNVTLIFTVNQALLAARAGATYVSPFLGRLDDISEDGVQLIVKVAELFRIHNLDAQIIAASVRHPDHVTRVAMAGAHIATIPFSVIEQISKHPLTDQGLEKFAADWKKAPQV